Proteins encoded by one window of Dietzia sp. B32:
- a CDS encoding carboxymuconolactone decarboxylase family protein yields MTTTTSGSGEGPSAGDLREQGFATRREVMSDAFVDRAMDRAAGTASEAIQHVVTENVWGNIWNRPGLGRRDRSLLNIGMLVALRADAELAGHVRGGLTNGLTREEITEAVIHASGYCGAPAALSAMRTVQAVFDDLDG; encoded by the coding sequence ATGACGACGACGACGAGCGGTTCAGGCGAGGGGCCTTCGGCCGGGGATCTGCGCGAGCAGGGTTTCGCGACCAGGCGTGAGGTGATGAGCGACGCCTTCGTGGACCGGGCCATGGACCGGGCCGCCGGGACGGCGTCGGAGGCGATCCAGCACGTCGTCACCGAGAACGTCTGGGGCAACATCTGGAACCGGCCCGGGCTCGGCCGCCGGGACCGCAGCCTGCTGAACATCGGGATGCTCGTCGCCCTGCGCGCCGATGCCGAGCTGGCCGGGCACGTGCGCGGCGGGCTGACCAACGGGCTGACCCGGGAGGAGATCACGGAGGCGGTGATCCATGCGTCGGGGTATTGCGGTGCACCGGCGGCGCTCTCGGCGATGAGGACCGTTCAGGCGGTGTTCGACGACCTCGACGGGTAG
- a CDS encoding cytochrome P450, whose protein sequence is MSIPGDPRERVYRPGPAPLRSKLPVLGGTLEYVHSPLATMARRYRDHGPVSDLSFLGATWTALIGPDACQAALQNADKAFASGPGWGYLVGPFFNRGLMLLDFEEHHHYRHIMQEAFTRPRLEGYTRRLAPLVDEGIAAWPPDRAFQIYPALKTHTLDLATEVFMGGAEYAAPGELEQVNKAFVDCVQAANGYVRSTAVPFTKWGRAARGRRLLEEFLRRHLPARRANPGEDLFSALCQVADASGGIDDDDIINQMIFLLMAAHDTTTSTVTSMVYELGRDVQWQERLRRQCQDLGPNPTLAELEELPDLALVMKESLRLHPPVPVMARKTVKDTEILGVEIPAGRLTSIMPLYSHHMPEYWTDPEIFDPERFSEERREDKSHRFAWEPFGGGVHKCLGMIFANLESKLVLSALLRHFEWSVPLDYVPPMKNDSLPYPADGLPVSLRPLARVAAG, encoded by the coding sequence ATGTCCATTCCTGGTGATCCGCGGGAGAGGGTCTACCGACCCGGCCCGGCCCCACTGCGCTCCAAGCTGCCGGTCCTCGGCGGCACGCTCGAGTACGTCCACAGTCCCCTGGCAACCATGGCCCGCCGCTATCGCGATCACGGCCCCGTCTCCGACCTGAGCTTCCTCGGGGCCACGTGGACCGCTCTGATCGGCCCCGACGCCTGCCAGGCCGCGTTGCAGAACGCGGACAAGGCGTTCGCCAGCGGCCCCGGCTGGGGATACCTGGTGGGGCCGTTCTTCAACCGCGGGCTGATGCTCCTCGACTTCGAGGAGCATCACCACTACCGCCACATCATGCAGGAGGCGTTCACCCGTCCCCGGCTCGAGGGCTACACCCGCAGGCTCGCCCCACTGGTCGACGAGGGCATCGCCGCCTGGCCACCGGACCGGGCGTTCCAGATCTACCCCGCGCTCAAGACGCACACCCTCGACCTGGCGACCGAGGTGTTCATGGGTGGCGCCGAATACGCCGCGCCCGGCGAGTTGGAGCAGGTCAACAAGGCGTTCGTCGACTGCGTCCAGGCCGCGAACGGTTATGTCCGTTCCACTGCCGTGCCGTTCACCAAGTGGGGCCGTGCGGCCCGGGGGCGCCGGCTGCTCGAGGAGTTCCTGCGCCGCCACCTGCCGGCCCGACGCGCGAACCCCGGCGAGGACCTGTTCTCCGCCCTGTGCCAGGTGGCCGACGCCTCCGGCGGGATCGACGACGACGACATCATCAACCAGATGATCTTCCTGCTCATGGCCGCGCACGACACCACCACCAGCACGGTCACCTCGATGGTCTACGAGCTCGGCCGCGACGTCCAGTGGCAGGAGCGGCTCCGCCGCCAGTGCCAGGATCTGGGTCCGAACCCCACCCTGGCCGAGCTGGAGGAGCTGCCCGATCTGGCACTGGTGATGAAGGAGTCGCTGCGCCTGCACCCGCCGGTGCCGGTGATGGCGCGCAAGACGGTCAAGGACACCGAGATCCTGGGCGTGGAGATCCCGGCCGGCCGACTCACCTCGATCATGCCGCTGTACTCGCACCACATGCCCGAGTACTGGACGGACCCGGAGATCTTCGATCCCGAGCGGTTCTCCGAGGAACGGCGGGAGGACAAGTCGCACCGCTTCGCCTGGGAGCCGTTCGGCGGCGGGGTGCACAAGTGCCTCGGCATGATCTTCGCCAACCTCGAATCGAAGCTGGTGCTCAGCGCACTGCTACGCCACTTCGAGTGGTCGGTCCCGCTGGACTACGTGCCGCCCATGAAGAACGACTCGCTGCCCTACCCGGCGGACGGACTGCCCGTCTCGCTGCGGCCGCTCGCCCGCGTCGCCGCGGGCTGA
- a CDS encoding ABC transporter substrate-binding protein, with the protein MHHPYRRPRRPRSLLLAAPLAAVTLLVSACSGTGGDEPASADQTTAAADDPQAIVSLAPVTTEMLYAVGAGDRVVAVDERSDFPAGAPVTDLSGYTPNLEAILGYAPDLVVLTDDNGDIVAGLERSGVEVLQLPAAQTLDDTYAQLEQVGAATGHIGEAAELVSRMQVEIDEIVASVPERETPLTYFHELDDTYYTVTDATYVGEVYSLLGLTSVATGDDPYPQLSEELILEADPDLVFLADGQCCGITPEVVAERPGWDGLTAVREGRVHVVDEDLSSRWGPRIVDFMREVAAIVSAVPDAAPATPDTAGAAESQPTS; encoded by the coding sequence ATGCACCACCCATACCGGCGGCCCCGCCGACCCCGCTCACTCCTGCTCGCGGCCCCCCTGGCCGCCGTCACCCTGCTCGTCTCGGCGTGCAGCGGGACCGGCGGCGACGAGCCGGCGTCGGCCGATCAGACCACCGCCGCGGCCGACGATCCGCAGGCGATCGTGTCGCTGGCCCCGGTCACCACCGAGATGCTCTACGCCGTCGGCGCCGGGGACCGGGTCGTGGCGGTCGACGAGCGCTCCGATTTCCCCGCCGGCGCCCCGGTCACCGACCTGTCCGGTTACACGCCCAACCTCGAGGCGATCCTGGGGTACGCACCGGACCTGGTGGTGCTCACCGACGACAACGGCGACATCGTGGCCGGGCTGGAACGCTCCGGCGTCGAGGTGCTCCAGCTGCCGGCCGCGCAGACCCTCGACGACACCTACGCGCAGCTCGAACAGGTCGGCGCCGCCACCGGGCACATCGGCGAGGCCGCGGAGCTGGTGTCACGGATGCAGGTCGAGATCGACGAGATCGTCGCCTCCGTGCCGGAGCGCGAGACCCCGCTGACGTACTTCCACGAGCTCGACGACACCTACTACACGGTCACCGACGCCACCTACGTCGGCGAGGTGTACTCCCTGCTGGGCCTGACCTCGGTCGCCACCGGTGACGACCCGTACCCCCAGCTGTCGGAGGAGCTCATCCTCGAGGCCGACCCCGACCTGGTGTTCCTCGCCGACGGCCAGTGCTGCGGCATCACCCCGGAGGTCGTCGCCGAGCGGCCGGGGTGGGACGGGTTGACGGCCGTACGCGAGGGACGCGTCCACGTGGTCGACGAGGACCTGTCCAGCCGGTGGGGCCCGCGCATCGTGGACTTCATGCGCGAGGTCGCGGCGATCGTCTCGGCGGTGCCCGACGCCGCACCGGCCACGCCGGACACCGCGGGGGCGGCCGAGAGCCAGCCCACCTCATGA
- the ggt gene encoding gamma-glutamyltransferase, whose amino-acid sequence MSSRKSGRIARAVLALGLAPVLVATACSTDSGGADQDAAPTSSSSAPAPDPASPDPAARPGSLGGPPLPVQDAAPCAQTGGGTPVARPGEDAGPAGPIADNPEIATGYRTGMTPVATASYSVSTAHPLSTLAACEVLADGGTAADALVTAQAVLGLVEPQSSGLGGGGFLLYYDQGTRQLETYDGRETAPAAATVDYLRHISPEDTGEPQPDARRSGRSIGVPGILRLLESAHDDHGTREWRELFDPAVVLADDGFDISPRLAASIADAAEDLARDPDAAAYFLEGGTGKPAGTRLTNPAYAKTLAAVASEGADAFYTGAIAEAIIEQVTTQREGITPGAMTLDDLAGYQATTRDPVCSPYRDHAVCGMGPPSSGGTAVAATMTMLADKNLAAYPPTGVDDDGGLPSPEAVHLVTEAERLAYADRDVYIADPRFVPPPLGSPLTLLRPGYLAGRAELIDPDRSMGEAEPGEFAFDARGVFTGPEHGTSHISIIDAEGNAAALTTTVESAFGSFQMVEGFLLNNQLTDFAAEPRNEAGELQANRVQPGKRPRSSMAPTMVFDGSPLARGDLRAVVGSPGGSRIIQFVVKTLVGMLDWGLDPQQAVGAPSFGASNSPETAVGGEHPAVARDPAAVTGRLTELGHEVSTDDQSSGLSAILRQSDGTLVGGADPRREGVVLGG is encoded by the coding sequence ATGAGCTCACGGAAGTCCGGTCGGATCGCGCGTGCGGTCCTCGCCCTGGGGCTCGCGCCCGTCCTGGTGGCCACGGCCTGCTCGACCGACTCGGGAGGCGCGGATCAGGACGCGGCGCCCACCTCGTCGTCGTCGGCCCCCGCGCCCGACCCCGCGTCCCCGGATCCCGCCGCACGACCCGGCTCCCTCGGCGGTCCCCCGCTGCCCGTCCAGGACGCCGCGCCGTGCGCCCAGACCGGCGGCGGTACGCCGGTGGCACGCCCCGGCGAGGACGCCGGTCCCGCCGGTCCCATCGCGGACAACCCCGAGATCGCGACCGGGTACCGCACCGGGATGACCCCCGTGGCCACCGCGTCGTACTCGGTGTCCACCGCGCACCCCCTGTCCACCCTGGCCGCGTGCGAGGTACTCGCCGACGGGGGCACGGCCGCGGACGCGCTCGTCACCGCCCAGGCCGTGCTGGGGCTGGTCGAACCGCAGTCCTCCGGCCTCGGCGGCGGCGGGTTCCTGCTCTACTACGACCAGGGCACCCGGCAGCTCGAGACCTACGACGGCCGCGAGACGGCGCCCGCGGCCGCCACCGTCGACTACCTGCGCCACATCTCCCCCGAGGACACAGGCGAGCCGCAACCCGACGCCCGCCGCAGCGGACGGTCGATCGGCGTACCCGGCATCCTGCGGCTGCTCGAGTCCGCGCACGACGACCACGGCACCCGCGAGTGGCGGGAGTTGTTCGACCCGGCCGTGGTGCTGGCCGACGACGGGTTCGACATCAGCCCGCGTCTGGCCGCGTCCATCGCCGACGCCGCCGAGGACCTGGCCCGCGACCCCGACGCCGCCGCCTACTTCCTCGAGGGCGGCACCGGGAAACCCGCCGGGACTCGCCTGACGAACCCGGCCTACGCCAAAACCCTCGCAGCAGTGGCCAGCGAGGGCGCCGACGCGTTCTACACGGGCGCGATCGCCGAGGCGATCATCGAGCAGGTCACCACGCAACGCGAGGGCATCACGCCGGGCGCGATGACGCTCGACGACCTCGCCGGCTACCAGGCGACCACCCGCGACCCCGTGTGCAGCCCCTACCGGGACCACGCCGTGTGCGGCATGGGGCCGCCGTCCTCCGGCGGCACCGCGGTCGCAGCGACCATGACGATGCTGGCGGACAAGAACCTCGCCGCGTACCCACCGACCGGAGTCGACGACGACGGAGGCCTGCCCTCGCCGGAGGCGGTGCACCTGGTGACCGAGGCGGAAAGGCTCGCCTACGCCGACCGCGACGTCTACATCGCCGACCCACGCTTCGTCCCGCCGCCCCTCGGCTCGCCGCTGACCCTGCTGCGTCCCGGGTACCTGGCCGGGCGGGCCGAGCTCATCGACCCCGACCGCTCCATGGGCGAGGCCGAGCCCGGCGAGTTCGCCTTCGACGCCCGCGGCGTGTTCACCGGACCCGAGCACGGCACCAGCCACATCAGCATCATCGACGCCGAGGGCAACGCGGCCGCGCTGACCACCACCGTGGAGTCGGCGTTCGGTTCCTTCCAGATGGTGGAGGGATTCCTGCTCAACAACCAGCTCACCGACTTCGCGGCCGAGCCCCGCAACGAGGCCGGGGAGCTGCAGGCCAACCGTGTGCAGCCGGGCAAGCGGCCCCGCTCGTCCATGGCTCCCACGATGGTCTTCGACGGATCTCCTCTCGCCCGCGGCGACCTGCGCGCGGTGGTGGGCTCGCCCGGCGGATCGCGGATCATCCAGTTCGTGGTCAAGACGCTCGTCGGGATGCTCGACTGGGGCCTGGACCCACAGCAGGCGGTGGGCGCCCCGTCGTTCGGGGCGAGCAACTCCCCCGAGACGGCGGTGGGCGGGGAGCACCCGGCGGTGGCACGCGACCCGGCGGCGGTGACCGGGCGGCTCACCGAGCTCGGCCACGAGGTCTCCACGGACGACCAATCGTCCGGGCTCTCCGCGATCCTGCGGCAGTCCGACGGCACCCTCGTCGGCGGCGCCGACCCGCGGCGCGAGGGGGTCGTGCTGGGCGGGTGA
- a CDS encoding long-chain fatty acid--CoA ligase, protein MRSTMMPEQLNISTILQFGATVHKDAVVTTWTDQGPRKISFGDLGGRAAQLAHALRSLGIDADQRVATFQWNNSEHMEAYLAIPSMGAVLHPLNIRLFPDQLEFVANHAEDKVVIVDPSLIPLLQPLLPRFSTVEHVIVTGGGAAGLEAPEGIQVHDYEALLAAQPTEFEWPEVDENDGAAMCYTSGTTGDPKGVVYSHRSIYLHSMQVCMSDGMNISLDDNVLAIVPMFHAMSWGLPYAAFMVGASLLMPERFLQPEPLAAMIASEKPTLAAAVPTIWQAVDAYSVDHPIDMSSFRSVVVGGSSCPPELIRKFRDKYGINITHAWGMTETSPIGTLSRPKASLPEDQQFALRLTQGRLLAGVKARIVDDAGTSLPWDGESVGELQVRGPWITGSYYKVENSDQFDDGWLRTGDVGYIKSEAFLQLTDRAKDIIKSGGEWISSVEVENYLLEHPAVAEAAVIGIPDPKWDERPLATVVIKDGIPDPDVEELRAHLAERMAKWQVPEKFAFVDEIPKTSVGKLDKKRIRVSHSEGDLTVVNALEG, encoded by the coding sequence ATGCGCAGCACGATGATGCCGGAGCAGCTGAACATCAGCACGATCCTGCAGTTCGGTGCGACCGTCCACAAGGACGCCGTCGTGACCACCTGGACCGATCAGGGACCGCGCAAGATCTCCTTCGGGGATCTGGGTGGACGCGCCGCGCAGCTGGCCCACGCGCTGCGCTCCCTGGGGATCGACGCCGACCAGCGCGTCGCCACGTTCCAGTGGAACAACTCCGAGCACATGGAGGCGTACCTGGCGATCCCGTCGATGGGCGCCGTGCTGCATCCGCTCAACATCCGGCTGTTCCCGGACCAGCTCGAGTTCGTGGCCAACCACGCCGAGGACAAGGTCGTGATCGTCGACCCGAGCCTGATCCCGCTGCTCCAGCCGCTCCTGCCGCGGTTCTCGACCGTCGAGCACGTGATCGTCACCGGCGGCGGCGCCGCGGGCCTCGAGGCCCCCGAGGGTATCCAGGTGCACGACTACGAGGCGCTGCTCGCCGCGCAGCCCACGGAGTTCGAGTGGCCCGAGGTGGACGAGAACGACGGCGCCGCCATGTGCTACACCTCGGGCACCACCGGCGACCCGAAGGGCGTCGTCTACTCGCACCGCTCGATCTACCTGCACTCGATGCAGGTGTGCATGTCCGACGGCATGAACATCTCGCTCGACGACAACGTGCTGGCGATCGTGCCCATGTTCCACGCGATGTCGTGGGGGCTCCCGTACGCCGCGTTCATGGTGGGTGCCTCGCTGCTCATGCCGGAGCGGTTCCTGCAGCCCGAGCCGCTGGCCGCGATGATCGCCAGCGAGAAGCCGACCCTCGCCGCCGCCGTGCCGACCATCTGGCAGGCCGTCGACGCCTACTCGGTCGACCATCCCATCGACATGTCGAGCTTCCGCTCCGTCGTGGTGGGCGGCAGCTCCTGCCCGCCCGAGCTCATCCGCAAGTTCCGTGACAAGTACGGGATCAACATCACCCACGCGTGGGGCATGACCGAGACCTCGCCCATCGGGACGCTGTCCCGGCCGAAGGCGTCCCTGCCCGAGGACCAGCAGTTCGCACTGCGCCTCACCCAGGGCCGGCTGCTCGCGGGCGTCAAGGCCAGGATCGTCGACGACGCCGGCACCTCGCTGCCCTGGGACGGCGAGTCCGTCGGTGAGCTGCAGGTCCGCGGCCCCTGGATCACCGGGAGCTACTACAAGGTGGAGAACTCGGACCAGTTCGACGACGGCTGGCTGCGCACCGGTGACGTCGGCTACATCAAGTCCGAGGCGTTCCTGCAGCTCACCGACCGGGCCAAGGACATCATCAAGTCCGGCGGCGAGTGGATCTCGTCGGTCGAGGTGGAGAACTACCTCCTCGAGCACCCGGCCGTCGCCGAGGCCGCGGTGATCGGCATCCCCGATCCCAAGTGGGACGAGCGGCCGCTGGCCACGGTCGTCATCAAGGACGGCATCCCCGACCCGGACGTCGAAGAGCTGCGGGCCCACCTGGCCGAGCGGATGGCCAAGTGGCAGGTGCCGGAGAAGTTCGCGTTCGTCGACGAGATCCCCAAGACCTCGGTCGGCAAGCTCGACAAGAAGCGCATCCGCGTCTCGCATTCCGAGGGCGACCTGACCGTGGTCAACGCCCTGGAGGGCTGA
- a CDS encoding iron ABC transporter permease — protein sequence MTRPSPRHALVLGGATLLLGAAVLLGTLIGPAGLTPGGVVLELVGRLPLVEVDSGFTERQQVILWEIRIPRVVLGAVVGAMLAIAGATYQGVFRNPLADPYLLGVSSGAGLGATLAIVVGGAMGSAMVPPAAFAGGMIAVLATYTLGRSVGGGRSEVVIILAGVAVAAFASAVQTFFMQRHDETLRQVYSWMLGRLTTSGWSDVQTVLPYVIVSVAVIALFRRTLDVMAVGDTEAATLGIAPARVRLVLISVATLGTAAVVSVSGLIGFVGIVIPHAVRMLIGPGHRLLLPVSLLVGATFLILADVVARTAMSPAELPIGVVTAAIGAPFFLLVLRRSRGHI from the coding sequence ATGACCCGCCCGTCGCCTCGCCACGCCCTGGTGCTCGGCGGGGCGACGCTGCTGCTGGGGGCCGCGGTCCTGCTGGGCACCCTCATCGGCCCGGCGGGGCTCACCCCGGGCGGCGTGGTGCTCGAGCTCGTCGGCCGATTGCCGCTGGTCGAGGTCGACTCCGGGTTCACCGAGCGGCAGCAGGTCATCCTGTGGGAGATCCGTATCCCGCGGGTGGTGCTGGGGGCGGTCGTCGGCGCGATGCTGGCGATCGCCGGGGCCACCTACCAGGGCGTCTTCCGCAACCCGCTCGCCGACCCGTACCTGCTGGGTGTGTCCAGCGGGGCGGGCCTGGGCGCGACCCTGGCGATCGTCGTGGGCGGTGCGATGGGATCGGCGATGGTGCCGCCCGCCGCGTTCGCCGGCGGCATGATCGCCGTACTGGCCACCTACACGCTGGGCCGCAGCGTCGGCGGCGGACGCAGCGAGGTCGTCATCATCCTCGCCGGCGTCGCGGTGGCCGCGTTCGCCAGCGCCGTCCAGACGTTCTTCATGCAGCGCCACGACGAGACCCTGCGCCAGGTGTACTCGTGGATGCTCGGCCGCCTCACGACCAGCGGTTGGTCCGACGTGCAGACGGTGCTGCCGTACGTGATCGTCTCGGTGGCGGTGATCGCCCTGTTCCGGCGCACCCTCGACGTCATGGCGGTCGGCGACACCGAGGCCGCGACGCTGGGGATCGCCCCGGCGCGCGTGCGGTTGGTCCTCATCAGCGTGGCCACGCTCGGCACCGCGGCGGTGGTGTCGGTGTCCGGTCTCATCGGGTTCGTGGGCATCGTCATCCCCCACGCGGTGCGCATGCTCATCGGGCCGGGTCACCGGCTGCTCCTGCCGGTATCGTTGCTGGTCGGGGCCACGTTCCTCATCCTCGCCGACGTCGTCGCCCGGACCGCGATGAGCCCGGCCGAGCTGCCCATCGGCGTGGTGACGGCGGCGATCGGCGCCCCGTTCTTCCTCCTGGTCCTGCGTCGCAGCCGGGGGCACATATGA